The following coding sequences are from one Megamonas funiformis window:
- a CDS encoding glycosyltransferase family 8 protein: protein MNDFVKEKIIYNMNNMNYNSYINIGFGIDKNFIRPMGVSMTSIVKNNPNENIIFHIFIDTIDFISLNLLEKFAKQYNIAMIIYIINPNIFNKLPSTTHFAKATYNRLLMPKILNNIVDRLIYIDADIQCFGSLSNLMKLDLKNNIVAVVGDLKYVREKQIKLLSLKSNQYFNAGFMYIDVKKWNEENISDKVIKVSFDNVGNLPWLDQDALNIILDNKCLYLDKKYDFLLNMKHKKRKVPENVIFVHYVGRYKPWTKWCLHPFKKHFLSVSKESLWRNIPLIEPVNYKSMKMMGRSSFLYGKYINAFYWYLKYAVYKIKSKL, encoded by the coding sequence ATGAATGATTTTGTAAAAGAAAAAATAATATATAATATGAATAATATGAATTATAATTCATATATAAATATAGGATTTGGTATAGACAAAAATTTTATTAGACCTATGGGAGTATCAATGACTTCAATAGTGAAAAATAATCCAAATGAAAATATTATTTTTCATATATTTATTGATACTATAGATTTTATTTCCTTAAATTTGCTAGAAAAATTTGCAAAACAGTATAATATAGCAATGATAATTTATATTATAAATCCAAATATTTTTAATAAATTACCATCCACAACACATTTTGCAAAAGCCACATATAATAGATTATTAATGCCTAAAATTTTAAATAATATAGTAGATAGATTAATTTATATTGATGCGGATATACAATGTTTTGGTAGTTTATCAAATTTGATGAAATTAGATTTGAAAAATAATATAGTAGCAGTAGTTGGTGATTTAAAATATGTAAGAGAAAAACAAATAAAATTATTATCGTTAAAAAGTAATCAATATTTTAATGCAGGTTTTATGTATATTGATGTAAAAAAATGGAATGAAGAAAATATATCTGATAAAGTTATAAAAGTATCTTTTGATAATGTTGGAAATTTACCATGGTTAGATCAAGATGCATTAAATATAATATTAGATAATAAATGTTTATATTTAGATAAAAAATATGACTTTTTATTAAATATGAAACATAAGAAAAGGAAAGTACCTGAAAATGTGATTTTTGTACATTATGTAGGTAGATATAAACCTTGGACTAAATGGTGTTTACACCCATTTAAAAAACATTTTTTATCAGTTTCAAAAGAGTCATTATGGAGAAATATTCCTTTAATTGAACCTGTTAATTATAAAAGTATGAAAATGATGGGGCGTTCTAGTTTTCTTTATGGAAAATATATTAATGCCTTTTATTGGTATTTAAAATATGCTGTTTATAAAATAAAAAGTAAATTATAG
- a CDS encoding glycosyltransferase family 2 protein, with protein MISIIVPIYNVELYLEKCIESIINQTYKDIEVILINDGSTDKSGIICDKYAKIDDRIIVLHKENGGVSSARNKGLDIAKGDYIAFVDPDDYIEPNMYEEMFGIIKTFGVDIVSCNYQQIDENNKNSIFFKLDKDEIFKDKNKLIEVIFKYRNFDMIIFNKLYKSNIFRNIRFPIGVNLGEDLRILYPTIKYAKSFYCMKKVFYNKRIRKSSLTSNKKIEAYLNNVREHELFLQNVKNDKTLDYINCYNACSVNLYRHYKRLLDRIYTLSDREEYKKIENETRKKLINLYKNNNLSIKYKRQICLLKYNASLYEKYRRLSMFWKKLKK; from the coding sequence ATGATTAGTATAATAGTACCAATATATAATGTAGAATTATATTTGGAAAAATGTATAGAATCAATAATAAATCAAACATATAAAGATATAGAGGTAATATTAATAAATGATGGTTCAACTGATAAAAGTGGAATTATATGTGATAAATATGCGAAGATTGATGATAGAATAATAGTATTACATAAAGAAAATGGAGGTGTTAGTTCTGCTAGGAATAAAGGATTAGATATTGCTAAAGGTGATTATATTGCTTTTGTAGATCCAGATGATTATATTGAACCTAATATGTATGAAGAAATGTTTGGGATTATAAAAACTTTTGGTGTAGACATTGTTAGTTGTAATTATCAACAAATTGATGAAAATAATAAGAATAGTATATTTTTTAAATTAGATAAAGATGAGATTTTTAAAGATAAGAATAAATTAATAGAAGTTATTTTTAAATATAGAAATTTTGATATGATTATTTTTAATAAATTATATAAATCTAATATTTTTAGGAATATTAGATTTCCCATAGGAGTAAATTTAGGAGAAGATTTAAGAATTCTATATCCGACTATAAAATATGCAAAATCTTTTTATTGCATGAAAAAAGTTTTTTATAATAAAAGAATAAGAAAGAGTAGTTTAACTAGTAATAAAAAAATTGAGGCATATTTAAATAATGTAAGAGAACATGAATTGTTTTTACAAAATGTAAAAAATGATAAAACTTTAGATTATATAAACTGTTATAATGCTTGTAGTGTAAATTTATATAGACATTATAAAAGATTATTAGATAGGATATATACTTTATCTGATAGAGAAGAATATAAAAAAATAGAGAATGAAACTAGAAAAAAATTAATAAATTTATATAAAAATAATAATTTATCAATAAAATATAAAAGACAAATATGTTTATTAAAATATAATGCTAGTTTATATGAGAAATATAGAAGATTATCAATGTTTTGGAAAAAGTTAAAAAAATAA
- a CDS encoding glycosyltransferase family 4 protein, translating to MKKILSIVSGNPSGSLNIAIDISNYLKTKGYEVIDIFRKYNNTDLKGIIVIKDKFTIDYILSLGEFIRHSKPDLIIVHGYSTHIWTKLALVYAKIPVKLIHVEHNTEKYTAFRRYLTQKLDKYTDKYICVSKGVANHLIKQGIDKSKVEVIYNGIDIQSFDLAKEKHDIFTVGMVARFSKQKDQMTLIKAIEYLIKEKNEKINLLLMGIGKTRKKCEKYISEHNLDNNIKIIEGNFKDLIVKTDLFVLATHYEGLPLVLCEAMASKTPIIATDVPGVNEIVLNEKTGLLVKENEVSDLANNILRMKNDENIREFFSEKAYRFINEEFNLELMYKNYERRIKEFL from the coding sequence TTGAAAAAAATTTTAAGTATTGTATCTGGTAATCCGTCAGGTTCACTTAATATTGCAATAGATATAAGTAATTATTTAAAAACTAAGGGTTATGAAGTTATAGATATTTTTCGTAAATACAATAATACTGATTTAAAAGGTATTATTGTTATAAAAGACAAATTTACTATAGATTATATATTGTCTTTAGGTGAGTTTATTAGACATAGTAAACCAGATTTAATTATTGTTCATGGATATAGTACACATATTTGGACTAAATTAGCCTTAGTATATGCTAAAATACCAGTAAAATTAATACATGTAGAACATAATACAGAAAAATATACTGCTTTTAGAAGATATTTAACACAAAAATTAGATAAATATACAGACAAATATATTTGTGTATCTAAGGGTGTAGCTAATCACTTGATTAAGCAAGGTATAGATAAATCAAAAGTAGAAGTAATTTATAATGGTATTGATATACAAAGTTTTGATTTAGCAAAGGAAAAGCATGACATTTTCACAGTAGGAATGGTTGCTCGTTTCAGTAAACAAAAAGATCAAATGACTTTGATTAAAGCGATAGAGTATTTGATTAAAGAAAAAAATGAAAAAATTAATTTGTTATTAATGGGCATAGGAAAAACTAGAAAAAAATGTGAAAAGTATATTTCTGAACATAATTTAGATAATAATATAAAAATAATAGAAGGTAATTTTAAAGATTTAATAGTAAAAACAGATTTATTTGTATTGGCTACACATTATGAGGGGTTACCATTAGTATTATGTGAAGCAATGGCTTCAAAAACACCAATAATAGCAACTGATGTTCCAGGCGTAAATGAAATTGTATTAAATGAAAAAACGGGATTATTAGTAAAAGAAAATGAAGTATCAGATTTAGCTAATAATATATTAAGAATGAAAAATGATGAAAATATAAGAGAATTTTTTAGTGAAAAAGCATATAGATTTATTAATGAAGAGTTTAATCTAGAACTTATGTATAAAAATTATGAGAGAAGGATAAAAGAATTTTTATGA
- a CDS encoding ATP-binding protein, giving the protein MQIKKIEDKSIIIINVPEATHQQKPIYLNNVLTNTYIRLNSADVKVNIEQLQILLRNRNLAQDVGLLKNYTIERDLDLLSIQKYRQHIFEHTHDTKYLDMDVSKFLIQMGALKLDYNDNKYYITEGGLLFFGKIDAIINRFPHFHLDYFDRRGNNARWSDRVASDDMSFLNLNLMNYFFLIMEKLQSTITDDFELEKNLIRKSPEKLLVILREALINMIVHADYYVSTSSIIVNVYSNYYEFNNPGMMLVSTEEFIKGGNSCPRNTVIMTLFRRLGLSERAGSGGPEIFDFAITNSFKQPQVETNFKETNIKIWKVDLVSTYPNLSKEAKLIFTYIDKNGKNKYTAKELKEELKLSKYVFQRAIKELSNTDLIVITGNGRGRAYSKSLTKLELYVGVQKLADRLRMGN; this is encoded by the coding sequence GTGCAAATAAAAAAAATAGAAGATAAATCAATAATAATTATTAATGTACCAGAAGCAACTCATCAGCAAAAACCTATTTACTTAAATAATGTATTAACAAATACATATATTAGGTTAAATTCAGCAGATGTAAAAGTTAATATAGAACAGTTACAAATATTATTGAGAAATAGAAATTTAGCTCAAGATGTGGGTTTATTAAAAAATTATACAATAGAAAGAGATTTAGATTTATTATCTATACAAAAATATAGGCAACATATTTTTGAGCATACACATGATACAAAATACTTAGATATGGATGTATCAAAGTTCCTAATACAAATGGGAGCTTTAAAATTAGATTATAATGATAATAAATATTATATAACAGAAGGTGGTTTATTATTTTTTGGAAAAATAGATGCTATAATAAATAGATTTCCACATTTTCATTTAGATTATTTTGATAGAAGAGGAAATAATGCAAGATGGAGTGATAGAGTAGCTTCTGATGATATGTCTTTTTTAAATTTAAATTTAATGAATTATTTTTTTCTTATAATGGAAAAATTACAAAGTACAATAACAGATGATTTTGAACTGGAGAAAAATTTGATAAGAAAATCTCCAGAAAAGTTATTAGTGATTCTAAGAGAGGCATTAATAAATATGATTGTCCATGCTGATTATTATGTAAGTACATCATCTATAATTGTTAATGTATATAGTAATTATTATGAATTTAATAATCCAGGAATGATGTTAGTTTCTACGGAAGAATTTATAAAAGGTGGAAATTCATGTCCGAGAAATACAGTAATAATGACATTGTTTAGAAGATTAGGTTTATCAGAGAGAGCAGGTTCTGGTGGACCAGAAATATTTGATTTTGCAATTACTAATAGTTTTAAACAACCACAGGTAGAAACTAATTTCAAAGAAACAAACATAAAAATATGGAAAGTAGATTTAGTTTCTACATATCCGAATTTATCAAAGGAAGCTAAGTTAATTTTTACTTATATTGATAAAAATGGTAAAAATAAATATACAGCAAAAGAATTAAAAGAAGAATTAAAACTTAGTAAATATGTTTTTCAAAGAGCAATAAAAGAATTAAGTAATACTGATCTAATAGTAATCACAGGTAATGGACGAGGTAGAGCATATTCAAAATCATTAACAAAATTAGAGCTTTATGTAGGTGTACAAAAATTAGCAGATAGATTAAGAATGGGAAATTAA
- a CDS encoding helix-turn-helix domain-containing protein → MKTEENIVTFINNLEAENQDIECKQCKRILPKDLWSTYSAFANTHGGKIILGITEIKNIEKNINLKLQVLKTQLKYVMIFGHVYQILIK, encoded by the coding sequence ATGAAGACAGAAGAAAATATAGTTACTTTTATAAATAATTTAGAAGCAGAAAATCAAGATATAGAATGTAAACAGTGCAAGAGAATTTTACCGAAAGATCTTTGGTCAACATATAGTGCGTTTGCAAATACACATGGTGGTAAAATTATTTTAGGTATTACTGAGATAAAAAATATAGAGAAAAATATAAATTTGAAATTACAGGTGTTGAAAACCCAACTAAAGTATGTGATGATTTTTGGACATGTATATCAAATACTAATAAAGTAA
- a CDS encoding glycosyltransferase family 4 protein, which yields MKNILLLVPRMNIGGAESYVALVARSLKSLGYNVFIASAGGALAVELQKEGIKHFFLPIRLSKFISGLLLKRIVEKYNIDLIHANSEAAGIVAVKTRNKYKLDIPIVYTAHGVLPAKVKDIINQVDKIIAVSEFSRKSAIKEGFLAEKIQVVYNGVDIEKFKPNRQNKNLLRKKYNIPQEAFTMIIVSRIKNLRNKGHQHLLDVLKNYEVSKKWHLVVIGKGKGFSDLKKKIKEYHLQDRVHLLGHKTDVENYIDIADVMVLPSYFETFGLVLAEGMAMQKPAIAFNVGGISEVISDKETGFLVKYNDDDDLVNKINILAQDKDLCSKMGINARKKVEKDFANQIMIKKIIEIYNEIIDNKTN from the coding sequence ATGAAAAATATTTTATTATTAGTACCTCGTATGAATATAGGTGGTGCTGAATCATATGTAGCTTTGGTAGCTCGTAGTTTAAAATCATTAGGCTACAATGTATTTATTGCTTCTGCTGGTGGAGCATTGGCGGTTGAATTACAAAAAGAAGGAATAAAACATTTTTTTTTACCGATTAGATTAAGTAAGTTTATATCAGGATTATTATTGAAACGTATTGTAGAAAAATATAATATAGACTTAATACATGCCAATTCAGAAGCAGCAGGTATTGTAGCCGTAAAGACACGAAATAAGTATAAATTAGATATTCCTATAGTATATACAGCTCATGGTGTATTACCAGCAAAAGTGAAAGACATTATAAATCAAGTGGATAAGATTATTGCTGTAAGTGAGTTTTCTAGGAAATCTGCAATAAAAGAAGGCTTTTTAGCTGAAAAAATACAAGTTGTTTATAATGGTGTAGATATTGAAAAATTTAAGCCAAATAGACAAAATAAAAATTTATTACGAAAAAAATATAATATACCACAAGAGGCTTTTACTATGATTATAGTTTCGCGTATTAAAAATTTGCGAAATAAAGGACATCAGCATTTACTTGATGTATTGAAAAATTATGAAGTTAGTAAAAAATGGCATCTTGTAGTAATTGGTAAAGGAAAAGGTTTCAGTGATTTAAAGAAAAAAATAAAAGAATATCATTTACAAGATAGAGTACATTTATTAGGTCATAAGACAGATGTAGAAAATTATATAGATATAGCAGATGTTATGGTTTTACCATCATATTTTGAAACATTTGGATTGGTTTTGGCTGAAGGGATGGCAATGCAAAAGCCAGCTATAGCTTTTAATGTTGGTGGCATTAGTGAAGTTATAAGTGATAAAGAAACAGGATTTCTTGTAAAATATAATGATGATGATGATTTAGTAAATAAGATAAATATATTAGCTCAAGATAAAGATTTATGTAGCAAAATGGGAATAAATGCAAGGAAAAAAGTAGAAAAAGATTTTGCTAATCAAATAATGATAAAAAAGATTATAGAAATATATAATGAGATAATAGATAATAAAACTAATTAA
- a CDS encoding glycosyltransferase family 9 protein codes for MKKFLVINTSFFGDTLLTNPLCRNIEILYPDSHITFIVNKPFVEVATYCDGVDEVVAYDKKGKHHGVKGAWNFYQEYKEKFKLGFEAAFVIYGNERGIVLAKLFGAKKVYAENKGIINFLLDNPREIDYHGKTKVQTKNSILLEQYSKKAIRELPMKFIPPESSYDDIEVLLEGLNIQDNKLVAICTTSKKKEKDMPLKDCKELIQTLKSKGYTLLLLGAGNVAKEYGEELSKIAKDDFINLVDKTTIAQLGALLANCKALISVDTGTMHLGLAVDVPTVCLFYIHTKAHLDAWAPEKSLYRCEVLTENIKVENIVNSLRKIME; via the coding sequence ATGAAAAAATTTTTAGTTATTAATACATCTTTTTTTGGAGATACTTTACTTACTAATCCTTTATGTAGAAATATAGAAATATTATATCCAGATTCACATATAACTTTTATTGTTAATAAGCCATTTGTAGAAGTAGCAACCTACTGTGATGGAGTAGATGAAGTAGTAGCTTATGATAAAAAGGGTAAACATCATGGTGTAAAGGGAGCATGGAATTTTTATCAAGAATATAAAGAAAAATTTAAATTAGGTTTTGAAGCAGCTTTTGTTATCTATGGTAATGAAAGAGGTATTGTTTTAGCAAAATTATTTGGGGCTAAAAAAGTATATGCTGAAAATAAAGGTATAATAAATTTTTTATTAGATAATCCTAGAGAAATAGATTATCATGGTAAGACAAAAGTACAGACTAAAAATAGTATTTTATTAGAACAATATAGTAAAAAAGCTATAAGAGAATTACCAATGAAATTTATACCGCCAGAATCATCATATGATGATATTGAAGTGTTATTAGAAGGTTTAAATATACAAGATAATAAATTAGTAGCAATATGTACTACTTCTAAAAAGAAAGAAAAAGATATGCCTTTAAAAGATTGTAAAGAATTAATACAAACATTAAAAAGTAAAGGTTATACTTTATTACTATTAGGGGCAGGGAATGTAGCAAAAGAATATGGAGAAGAATTGTCTAAAATAGCTAAAGATGATTTTATAAATTTAGTAGATAAGACAACTATTGCTCAACTTGGAGCGCTACTAGCTAATTGTAAAGCTTTAATTAGTGTGGATACAGGGACTATGCATTTAGGTTTGGCAGTAGATGTACCTACAGTTTGTTTATTTTATATTCATACAAAAGCACATCTAGACGCATGGGCTCCTGAAAAATCATTATATCGTTGTGAGGTTTTAACAGAAAATATAAAGGTAGAAAATATTGTTAATTCTTTAAGAAAAATTATGGAGTAA
- a CDS encoding polysaccharide deacetylase family protein, whose translation MFILLLIILCIFFILYLKFKNYVPILMYHRIADIPSDRNALPKEKFAEQLEYLSTHNYHTITPEQLYNHFINKAKLPKNPVLLTFDDGYQDNYLEALPLLKKYNMTAVVFPIYNWIGKPNKWENFGKQETTTMNLAELKSWLHHGLDIQPHTADHPFLTQCNEEKLNLEIIDTKTKFEKLLDKPMDYLCYPYGFFNQQVINIVKKANYKMAFAIFENVPLWHINLFALPRIPIPSHQKMWEFKLKVSSIHIIFVAMRKWERQFKQLKNKFK comes from the coding sequence ATGTTTATACTATTATTAATTATTTTATGTATATTTTTTATCTTATATTTAAAATTTAAAAATTATGTACCAATTTTAATGTATCATCGTATAGCCGATATTCCTAGTGATAGAAATGCTCTACCTAAAGAAAAATTTGCCGAGCAACTAGAATATTTATCCACACATAACTATCATACTATTACACCAGAACAATTATATAATCACTTCATAAATAAGGCTAAATTACCTAAAAATCCTGTTCTACTAACTTTTGATGATGGATATCAAGATAATTATCTTGAAGCCTTACCGCTATTAAAAAAATACAATATGACTGCTGTTGTTTTTCCTATTTACAATTGGATTGGTAAACCTAATAAATGGGAAAATTTCGGTAAACAAGAAACTACTACCATGAATTTAGCAGAATTAAAATCTTGGCTTCATCATGGTCTAGATATCCAACCTCATACTGCCGACCATCCATTCCTAACTCAATGTAATGAGGAAAAATTAAATTTAGAAATTATTGATACCAAAACAAAATTTGAAAAATTATTAGATAAACCTATGGATTATCTTTGTTACCCATATGGTTTTTTCAATCAACAAGTAATAAATATAGTAAAAAAAGCAAATTATAAAATGGCATTTGCTATCTTTGAAAATGTTCCACTTTGGCATATTAATCTTTTTGCTCTTCCACGCATTCCCATACCTTCACACCAAAAAATGTGGGAATTCAAATTAAAAGTAAGCTCTATTCACATTATTTTCGTTGCAATGCGAAAATGGGAACGACAATTTAAACAACTAAAAAATAAATTTAAATAA
- a CDS encoding Stealth CR1 domain-containing protein: MSENYPIDFVVTWVDGNDPVWQAEKAKYSPSKNADNRNVRFRDWDNMQYWFRAVEKFAPWVNKIHFVTYGHLPKWLNIDNPKLNIAKHSDFIPQKYLPTFSSQPIELNLHRINGLAERFVYFNDDMFLLRPVKRELFFAGKDCLPTDFAITSTISTTTKEDMMPFIKLNCVTILNGHFDKKEQMKKHFSKWVNLAYGWNALRNLIFYGQHRFKGFANNHLAFSFLKSEYEDIWEKEYESLDDTSSHKFRSKLDLDNWLIRYWQLTRGNFYPIGRHVKGKVYEIYNGVEQNQELFKIIENQAMPMICINDNDNVDFEPMKERIKQAFDRILPEKSSFEK; this comes from the coding sequence ATGAGTGAAAATTATCCAATTGACTTTGTTGTTACTTGGGTTGATGGCAACGACCCAGTATGGCAAGCAGAAAAAGCAAAGTATAGTCCCAGTAAAAATGCAGATAATCGCAATGTGCGTTTTCGTGATTGGGATAATATGCAATATTGGTTTAGAGCTGTAGAAAAATTTGCACCATGGGTTAACAAAATACATTTTGTAACTTATGGTCATTTGCCTAAATGGTTAAATATAGATAATCCCAAATTAAATATTGCTAAACATAGCGATTTTATACCACAAAAATATTTACCTACATTTAGTTCCCAGCCTATTGAATTAAATTTGCATAGAATAAACGGTTTAGCAGAAAGATTTGTTTATTTTAATGATGATATGTTTTTGTTAAGACCAGTAAAAAGAGAATTGTTTTTTGCAGGTAAAGATTGTTTGCCGACAGATTTTGCGATAACTAGTACAATTAGTACAACTACTAAAGAAGATATGATGCCATTTATAAAATTAAATTGTGTAACAATTTTAAATGGACATTTTGATAAAAAGGAACAGATGAAAAAGCATTTTAGTAAATGGGTGAATTTAGCTTATGGTTGGAATGCTTTACGTAATTTAATTTTTTATGGGCAACATAGATTTAAAGGATTTGCAAATAATCATTTAGCTTTTTCTTTTTTGAAAAGTGAATATGAAGATATTTGGGAAAAAGAATATGAATCATTAGATGATACTTCGTCACATAAGTTTAGAAGTAAATTAGATTTAGATAATTGGCTTATTCGTTATTGGCAATTGACTAGAGGAAATTTTTATCCAATAGGAAGACATGTAAAAGGTAAGGTTTATGAAATCTATAATGGAGTAGAACAAAATCAAGAACTATTTAAGATTATAGAAAATCAAGCAATGCCTATGATATGTATAAATGATAATGATAATGTGGATTTTGAACCTATGAAAGAAAGAATAAAACAGGCATTTGATAGAATTTTGCCAGAAAAATCTAGTTTTGAAAAATAA
- the waaF gene encoding lipopolysaccharide heptosyltransferase II, giving the protein MNILIVKLSAIGDVIHALPIAYVLKKRYPNAHITWVVEPTAYELVKHNPYVDEIIIFHKKAFKSWNGFKENYQPFAKLLQKRKYDISIDLQGLFKSAAVVFTAKAKRKIGYVDMREGSNLISKRIVGNNKNGHIVDRYLDTVKCLDCDTENIIFPLVNTQDEIDFVDNLLIKENILNQKFMIFAVGTNWINKCWSVENFAKLSDLLAEYKLKVVLIGFGKDDEQKSQAIIKLARENNIVNFVGKTSLMQTARLIKLSKAVVGGDTGNLHLAAALNIPAIMLMGPTDPNRNGPYRQSENVILAGHECDGCWKRTCAKNIDCLASIKPNQVIEKLRQSELLKDE; this is encoded by the coding sequence ATGAATATTTTAATTGTAAAATTAAGTGCAATAGGAGATGTAATTCATGCATTACCTATAGCATATGTTTTGAAAAAACGATATCCTAATGCGCATATTACATGGGTTGTGGAACCTACAGCATATGAATTAGTGAAACACAATCCATATGTAGATGAAATAATTATTTTTCATAAAAAAGCATTTAAATCATGGAATGGTTTTAAAGAAAATTATCAACCTTTTGCTAAGTTATTGCAAAAAAGAAAATATGATATATCTATAGATTTACAAGGATTATTTAAGTCAGCAGCTGTAGTATTTACTGCTAAGGCAAAGAGAAAAATAGGCTATGTAGATATGCGTGAAGGTAGCAATTTGATCAGTAAACGCATAGTAGGTAATAATAAGAATGGTCATATTGTAGATAGATATTTAGATACTGTTAAATGTTTAGATTGTGATACAGAAAATATAATATTTCCTTTAGTTAATACACAAGATGAAATTGATTTTGTAGATAATTTATTGATTAAAGAGAATATATTAAATCAAAAATTTATGATTTTTGCAGTGGGCACTAATTGGATAAATAAATGTTGGTCTGTGGAAAATTTTGCGAAATTAAGCGATTTATTAGCAGAATATAAGCTAAAAGTAGTCTTAATTGGTTTTGGAAAAGATGATGAACAAAAATCACAAGCTATTATTAAATTAGCTAGAGAAAATAATATTGTAAATTTTGTGGGAAAAACAAGCTTGATGCAAACGGCTAGACTTATTAAATTATCAAAGGCTGTTGTGGGTGGAGATACTGGAAATCTTCATTTAGCAGCAGCTTTAAATATTCCTGCAATTATGCTTATGGGGCCAACAGATCCTAATAGAAATGGTCCATATAGACAAAGTGAAAATGTGATTTTAGCAGGTCATGAATGTGATGGTTGTTGGAAGCGTACTTGTGCTAAGAATATAGATTGTTTAGCAAGTATAAAACCAAATCAAGTCATAGAAAAATTAAGACAAAGCGAGTTGTTAAAAGATGAGTGA
- the rfaE2 gene encoding D-glycero-beta-D-manno-heptose 1-phosphate adenylyltransferase, which translates to MIIDIQDIEKFCEILRKGNKTIALTNGTFDLIHAGHVRYLNEASKLADYLILGLNSDQSVKQYKSDKRPIVPQKERAEVIDSLKAVDYVVIFDETTADKLISKVKPDIYVKGGDYTEESLPETATVKKYGGKIKFIKVVEGCSTTNIIQRILEIY; encoded by the coding sequence ATGATTATAGATATACAAGATATTGAAAAGTTTTGTGAAATCTTGCGTAAGGGTAATAAAACTATAGCACTTACTAATGGCACTTTTGATTTAATACATGCAGGTCATGTTCGTTATTTAAATGAAGCTAGTAAATTAGCAGATTATTTAATTTTAGGGTTAAATAGTGATCAGTCTGTAAAGCAGTATAAATCAGACAAAAGACCAATTGTTCCGCAAAAAGAGCGAGCAGAGGTTATAGATAGTTTAAAAGCTGTAGATTATGTAGTTATTTTTGATGAAACAACAGCTGATAAATTAATCAGTAAAGTAAAACCAGATATCTATGTAAAAGGTGGAGATTATACAGAAGAATCTCTTCCAGAAACAGCAACAGTAAAAAAATATGGTGGTAAGATAAAATTTATAAAAGTAGTAGAGGGCTGTTCTACTACAAATATCATACAGAGAATTTTAGAGATATATTGA
- a CDS encoding bifunctional heptose 7-phosphate kinase/heptose 1-phosphate adenyltransferase, translating to MNYIQMVMPQMQGVVMSDYGSGTITPKIRDLILSLSKEYDIPSIIDSRYAIFNFVGTDYVKQNDAELASAVGYKIDNEEILYKAAQEFLVKMQAKGILVTRGEKGMTLFEANGDVHNIPVSDKSEVFDVSGAGDTCVATFITALATGAMPSQAAELSNFASGIAVRKMGTATVSDEELIAVLKK from the coding sequence ATGAATTACATTCAAATGGTCATGCCACAGATGCAAGGTGTAGTAATGAGCGATTATGGCAGTGGAACAATTACACCTAAAATTCGTGATTTAATTTTATCTTTAAGTAAAGAATATGATATACCATCAATAATAGATTCTCGATATGCTATTTTCAATTTTGTAGGTACTGATTATGTAAAACAAAATGATGCAGAATTAGCCAGTGCTGTAGGCTATAAAATAGATAATGAGGAAATTTTATATAAAGCGGCACAGGAATTTTTAGTAAAAATGCAAGCAAAGGGAATTTTAGTTACACGTGGCGAAAAAGGTATGACTTTATTTGAAGCAAATGGAGATGTGCATAATATCCCAGTATCTGATAAATCAGAAGTATTTGATGTATCGGGAGCAGGTGATACATGTGTTGCTACCTTTATCACAGCATTAGCTACAGGTGCGATGCCAAGTCAAGCAGCTGAACTTTCTAATTTTGCTTCTGGTATTGCTGTACGTAAAATGGGAACAGCTACAGTTTCTGATGAGGAATTAATTGCCGTATTGAAAAAATAA